One segment of Salvelinus fontinalis isolate EN_2023a chromosome 12, ASM2944872v1, whole genome shotgun sequence DNA contains the following:
- the LOC129867355 gene encoding prostaglandin E2 receptor EP4 subtype-like, giving the protein MNDTSNFTTHTVHDKSAAAMALPVFMFAVGVIGNTIAIGALSGSKQGRKPSAFFALVCGLAVTDLLGTCLASPITIATYLDKNVLYDRHLCEFHSFLLLFFGVAGLSIICAMSVERYLAICCPYTYQRWGIGQQFARKCLFCIYLSNILFCCLPVMGMTESMSQPSKTWCFINWMAHEPLSAAYSFLYASVSFLLILMTIVLNFAVCGTLLIMHRRKIQRPVTRGSTRAHWTALSSGVEAQMMTVLVVTSMVVLGCSAPLVVRVFANQISREDNSHADLKAIRIAAVNAILDPWIYILLRRTLFSKIRRLSKRVYSGRKAKEPMLPVKSSQRTFHYQTNTHDLPS; this is encoded by the exons ATGAACGATACAAGTAATTTCACTACACACACTGTGCATGACAAGTCAGCTGCAGCCATGGCTTTACCTGTATTTATGTTTGCAGTTGGTGTCATTGGAAATACCATAGCAATAGGCGCTCTATCTGGATCTAAGCAAGGGCGCAAGCCGTCCGCGTTCTTCGCCTTAGTTTGCGGTTTGGCTGTCACCGATCTTCTTGGGACTTGTCTGGCCAGCCCAATCACCATAGCCACTTACCTCGATAAAAATGTACTCTATGACCGTCATCTTTGTGAATTCCATTCATTTTTGTTGCTGTTCTTCGGAGTGGCAGGACTAAGTATTATATGCGCAATGTCTGTTGAGCGCTACCTCGCAATATGCTGCCCTTACACATACCAAAGATGGGGGATTGGCCAACAGTTTGCGCGCAAGTGCTTGTTTTGCATTTATCTCAGCAACATTCTATTTTGTTGTCTTCCAGTGATGGGTATGACTGAAAGCATGAGCCAGCCCTCCAAAACCTGGTGCTTCATCAACTGGATGGCTCATGAGCCGTTGTCTGCAGCCTATTCGTTTTTATATGCAAGTGTGAGTTTTCTACTCATATTGATGACGATAGTCCTCAACTTTGCAGTTTGTGGCACTCTATTGATAATGCATCGCAGGAAAATCCAACGTCCAGTTACTAGAGGGAGCACACGGGCGCATTGGACAGCGCTTTCCTCCGGCGTGGAAGCCCAAATGATGACGGTGCTCGTGGTGACCTCGATGGTTGTTTTAGGTTGCTCAGCGCCGCTGGTG GTACGAGTATTTGCTAACCAGATATCACGGGAAGATAATTCCCATGCAGATTTAAAGGCTATACGGATTGCCGCCGTCAACGCCATCCTTGACCCTTGGATCTACATTTTGCTGAGAAGGACTCTGTTCAGTAAGATTCGGAGATTATCTAAACGGGTTTACAGTGGTCGAAAAGCCAAAGAACCCATGTTGCCAGTCAAATCCTCACAAAGGACTTTCCACTACCAAACAAACACccatgacttgcctagttaa